From a region of the Syngnathus scovelli strain Florida chromosome 19, RoL_Ssco_1.2, whole genome shotgun sequence genome:
- the LOC125987015 gene encoding uncharacterized protein, with product MAPRMAATVSRSLFLCLILCVFCVFCCPSRITFTREALLNIGQSSSGIFSPVLSDSDCLSEILAGAAVLYKLARRRRRGKRAGALVKLRQRGFRSALPSIHLANVRSLANKMDELLLLTSRNTDFSRSAALCFVETWLSERTPHHAMELAGFRLTRADRSAELSGKSKGGGLCFYINERWCTDVMVLKEFCSPLLETLFINCRPFYSPREFSSIVMAAVYIPPHARASEATQMLADQVTDMEKLLPNSLIIVLGDLNRANLAHELPRYRQHITCPTRGAQTLDHCYTVIKDAYHSVARAALGLSDHCLVHLVPAYRQKLKTSKPVVRTVRKWTVESRQDLQACFDCTDWSVFDAANSDLHELTDTVTSYISFCEDLCVQTKTFCTYNNDKPWFTPNLRRLRKVKEEAYRSGDRDLFKQTRNTLNREVRKARRCYGESLERHLSANPDPSTVWKGLKSITGFKKRTPRPVESPRLADQLNRFYCRFDRSSHTTGPPAAQSTQSTYSPPPTTALSTPPSPWSPTLSLAEAAPALQIREEEVRRMFRRQKIRKAPGPDGVSPSCLKVCAEQLAPTFARIFNRSLELCEVPSCFKSSTIVPVAKKPAITGMNDYRPVALTSVVMKSFERLVLNHLKDVTGPLLDPHQFAYRANRSVDDAVNMGLHYILQHLDTPGKYARILFVDFSSAFNTIAPDILQQKLIQLAVPASTCQWITSFLTNRRQRVRLGSITSDTLTTNTGAPQGCVLSPLLFSLYTNDFSASDSSVKLLKYADDTTLIGLIQNGDETAYRQEVERLVHWCSQNHLDLNPLKTVEMTVDFRHLQVPGNHNLSGPEMDRPHRLCPQEGPAEAVLPETAQEVQPATGAAEDLLHCHHPVCPLHLHHCLVWIGLQTRQAQTATDNKDCRKDNWNQPPIYPRLVPVQDQETCK from the exons atggcgccgcggatggctgccacggtgagtcgctctctgtttctttgtcttattttgtgtgttttctgtgtcttctgctgtccatcccggatcacttttactagagaagcactgttaaacatcggtcagtcttcttctggtattttctctcctgttctctctgattcagattgtttgtcggagattttagccggagcggcggtgctatacaagctagcgcgacggcggcgacgcggaaaacgagcgggagccctcgtaaagctgaggcaaagagggttccgttctgccctaccgtcaattcatctggcgaatgtccgctccctggcgaacaagatggacgaactgctgctcctcacttcaaggaacacggacttcagcagatccgccgcgctgtgttttgttgagacgtggcttagcgaacgaaccccccaccacgccatggagttagctgggtttcggctaacgcgtgcagatcgcagcgcggagctctccggaaaatcaaagggaggtggtctctgtttctacattaatgaacgttggtgtaccgatgtcatggtgttgaaagagttttgcagccctctcctagaaacacttttcataaactgccggccgttctattcaccacgggagttctcctcgatcgtcatggcggctgtttacatcccaccacacgcacgtgcgagtgaagccacgcagatgctggctgaccaggtgacagacatggagaaacttctaccaaattcactaatcattgttctgggtgatcttaacagggcgaacctcgcacacgaactccccagatacagacagcacataacgtgtcccaccagaggggcacagacactggaccactgctacaccgtaattaaggatgcataccactctgtggctcgtgcagctttaggactctcggaccactgtctagttcatctggtccctgcctacagacagaaactaaaaacttctaagcctgtggtgaggactgtcaggaagtggacagtggagtcaaggcaggacctccaagcctgctttgactgcaccgattggagtgtttttgatgctgcaaattcagacttgcatgaactcactgacactgtcacatcatacatcagtttttgtgaggatctgtgtgtgcagactaagaccttctgcacgtacaacaacgacaaaccttggtttacaccgaaccttaggaggctgcgcaaagtcaaggaggaggcctacaggagcggcgaccgggacctgttcaagcagaccagaaacacactgaaccgagaggtcaggaaagccaggaggtgttacggggagagcctggagagacacctctctgccaatcctgatccctcaacagtgtggaaaggcctgaagagcatcacgggcttcaagaaacgaaccccccgtcctgtggagagcccaaggctcgctgaccagctaaacaggttctactgcaggtttgatcggtcctcccacacaacgggacctcctgcagcacaatccacacaatccacatactcacctccccccacaactgctctgtccacacctccatcaccgtggtcaccgactctctctcttgcagaggccgcgcccgcactccagattcgcgaggaggaagtgcgccggatgttccggagacaaaagatcaggaaggcaccgggcccagacggcgtgtcaccttcctgcttgaaagtctgcgctgagcagctggcgcccacctttgcacggatcttcaaccgttccctggagctgtgtgaggtgccctcgtgcttcaagagctccaccatcgttccagtggccaagaagcccgccatcacaggtatgaatgactatagacctgttgcactgacatctgtggtcatgaaatctttcgagaggttagtactgaaccacctgaaggatgtcacgggccccctgctggacccccaccagtttgcctaccgggcaaacaggtcggtagatgatgcggtcaacatgggactgcactacatcctgcaacacctggacaccccaggaaagtacgccaggatcctgtttgtggacttcagctcggcgttcaacaccatcgctcctgacatcctccaacagaagctcatccagcttgcggtgcctgcctccacctgtcagtggatcaccagcttcctgaccaacaggagacagcgtgtgaggctggggagcatcacatctgacaccctgaccaccaacactggagcccctcagggatgcgtcctctccccactgctcttctccctctacaccaacgatttctccgcaagtgactcttccgtgaagctcctgaagtatgcagacgacaccactctcatcggactgatccagaacggtgatgagactgcgtacagacaggaggtggagcggctggtccactggtgcagccaaaaccacctggacctgaacccgctcaagaccgtggagatgacagtggacttcag acaccttcaagttcctgggaaccacaatctctcgggacctgaaatggaccggccacatagactctgtccgcaagaaggcccagcagaggctgtacttcctgagacagctcaagaagttcaacctgccacgggagctgctgaagaccttctacactgccatcatccagtctgtcctctgcacctccatcactgtctggtttggatcggcctccaaacaagacaagcacagactgcaacggacaataaggactgcagaaaagataattggaatcaacctcccatctatccaagacttgtacctgtccaggaccaggaaacgtgcaagtaa